A single genomic interval of Pyrus communis chromosome 7, drPyrComm1.1, whole genome shotgun sequence harbors:
- the LOC137740271 gene encoding calmodulin-interacting protein 111, translated as MPSAKGKKHSKTQSRLSNSSHNFSSNGSLDFEETAEGFASFIEEASIKYPSLIAKSAFVARVADVQDDPKSCKIWLSEPSMVASSFTPGSIVSVSLPSSKSRYSDGFPLCSLADECARTFGIGSCGQLANEAGNYFALATIFPSSKVTKNEVLLSSNLSNTIGCPPSGRVIFIHSVQNQFGAGLLGKSGKPRGTGVDCLSVYDCNELVLEIVPSNNRLTMNNTSVNISAEKSYHYSEKGMGASPKTPLNRSKLSVSSTSPVTSPLRESVAGVTIPNVSSVNSFDVEEVLGDDSTKRLMQTCATTWLYSRCLLCGNFVTIPMLSQLCLLRVIGAKSLSSCDANDLLNEASKVVGCENDAFLVKRETKLSFHLPSNQASKTPQRRNLSNLECNDPAANTGDNISRLGGLCKEYAVLKDIIFSSSMDTLSSLGLRTTKGVLLHGPPGTGKTSLARLCAHDAGINFFSVNGPELVSQYFGESEKALREVFESASQAAPSVVFIDELDAIAPARKEGGEELSQRMVATLLNLMDGVSRTEGVLVIAATNRPDSIEPALRRPGRLDREIEIGVPSPKQRLEILHSLIGEMEQSLSYEQVQHLAIATHGFVGADLAALCNEAAFNCLRRYVKSKYSDDCLHQTSIADEDCSNGLNVPGFSKDTTDISMDYSDSRSSSVSHLDFSLETSLHLKGTIGDGDKFLNDIEGECVLKVTFEDFEKARMRVRPSAMREVILEVPKVNWEDVGGQREVKSQLMEAVIWPQKHREAFKRIGTRPPTGVLMFGPPGCSKTLMARAVASEAGLNFLAVKGPELFSKWVGESEKAVKSLFAKARANAPAIIFFDEIDGLAAIRGKESDGVSVSDRVMSQLLVELDGLHERVNVTVIAATNRPDKIDSALLRPGRFDRLLYVGPPDETDREEIFHIHLRKIPCSSDVTISELARLSEGCTGADISLICREAAVAAMEESLDASEVKMQHLKTAIKQVKPTEIHLYQELSDKFQRLVLSGTKEN; from the exons ATGCCTTCTGCGAAAGGAAAGAAGCATTCGAAGACCCAATCGAGGCTATCGAATTCTTCACACAACTTCTCGTCAAATGGGTCGCTTGATTTCGAAGAAACAGCAGAGGGTTTTGCGAGCTTCATCGAGGAAGCTTCGATCAAATACCCATCTCTGATTGCTAAGTCTGCTTTCGTTGCCCGAGTCGCCGACGTTCAGGACGACCCCAAAAGCTGCAAAATTTGGCTCTCAGAGCCTTCCATGGTCGCCTCTTCCTTCACTCCTGGCTCCATTGTTTCG GTGTCGCTTCCGAGCTCGAAGAGTAGATATTCAGATGGGTTTCCTCTCTGTTCTTTAGCAGATGAATGTGCTAGAACTTTTGGGATTGGTTCTTGTGGGCAGTTGGCTAATGAAGCAGGGAACTACTTTGCTCTTGCTACAATTTTTCCATCTTCTAAG GTTACGAAGAATGAAGTGCTATTGTCTTCAAATCTTTCAAATACAATTGGTTGTCCTCCATCAGGCAGGGTAATATTCATCCACTCTGTACAAAATCAGTTTGGAGCTGGTCTTCTGGGTAAGTCAGGAAAACCACGTGGCACCGGAGTTGATTGCCTCTCAGTATACGACTGCAACGAGTTAGTTTTGGAGATTGTTCCTTCTAATAATAGATTAACCATGAACAATACCTCTGTCAACATTTCCGCTGAAAAATCTTACCATTATTCTGAAAAGGGAATGGGTGCATCTCCTAAGACACCATTGAATCGATCAAAGCTAAGTGTGTCTAGTACTAGTCCAGTAACTTCACCTCTACGTGAGTCAGTAGCAGGTGTAACCATTCCCAATGTGTCATCTGTTAATTCTTTTGATGTTGAAGAGGTTTTAGGGGATGACAGTACCAAAAGACTTATGCAGACATGTGCTACTACATGGTTGTATTCTCGCTGTCTACTTTGCGGAAATTTTGTCACCATCCCAATGCTCTCACAACTTTGTTTACTCCGAGTGATTGGTGCTAAAAGTTTGTCAAGCTGTGATGCTAATGATTTGCTAAATGAGGCTTCTAAAGTAGTGGGCTGTGAAAATGATGCTTTTCTAGTGAAGCGAGAAACAAAATTATCTTTCCATTTGCCATCAAACCAAGCATCTAAAACTCCACAGAGAAGAAATCTATCCAATTTGGAATGTAATGATCCTGCCGCTAATACAGGAGATAACATTTCAAGATTGGGGGGTCTTTGTAAAGAATATGCAGTTTTGAAGGACATCATATTTTCCTCCTCTATGGACACTTTGTCAAG tctTGGTTTACGAACTACAAAGGGAGTGCTTCTTCATGGTCCTCCTGGTACGGGAAAGACTTCTTTGGCTCGATTATGTGCCCATGATGCTGGCATTAACTTTTTCTCTGTCAATGGACCTGAACTTGTGAGTCAATACTTTGGAGAAAGTGAGAAAGCTTTGCGAGAAGTTTTCGAATCAGCTAGCCAAGCTGCACCTTCTGTG GTATTCATTGATGAGCTGGATGCTATCGCACCTGCAAGGAAAGAAGGAGGTGAAGAGCTATCTCAAAGAATGGTTGCTACACTGTTGAATTTGATGGATGGTGTAAGTAGAACTGAAGGTGTACTTGTAATTGCTGCTACCAACAGGCCTGATAGCATTGAGCCTGCACTCAGACGACCTGGAAGACTTGACAGGGAAATTGAAATAG GTGTGCCATCTCCCAAGCAACGTTTGGAGATACTTCATTCTCTTATCGGCGAAATGGAGCAATCTCTTTCATACGAGCAAGTTCAACATCTTGCTATTGCTACACACGGTTTCGTGGGTGCTGATCTGGCTGCCCTTTGTAATGAAGCGGCCTTCAATTGTCTTAGACGTTATGTCAAATCGAAATACTCTGATGATTGTTTGCACCAAACATCTATTGCTGATGAAGATTGTTCTAACGGTCTAAATGTACCTGGTTTCTCAAAAGATACGACAGATATATCGATGGATTACTCAGATTCCAGATCTTCATCTGTCTCACATTTGGATTTTTCTTTAGAGACATCCTTGCATTTAAAGGGAACAATTGGAGATGGTGATAAATTTCTGAATGACATTGAAGGAGAATGTGTCTTGAAAGTGACTTTTGAGGATTTTGAAAAGGCCAGGATGAGAGTGAGGCCTAGTGCCATGCGGGAA GTAATACTTGAAGTTCCGAAAGTTAATTGGGAAGATGTTGGTGGTCAAAGGGAGGTAAAAAGTCAGTTAATGGAAGCCGTAATATGGCCTCAAAAACACCGGGAAGCATTCAAGCGTATCGGGACTCGGCCCCCGACAGGGGTCCTGATGTTTGGTCCTCCTGGATGCAGCAAAACCCTTATGGCTCGTGCTGTAGCTTCTGAGGCAGGGCTAAATTTCCTTGCTGTGAAGGGTCCAGAACTTTTTAGCAAATGGGTTGGTGAATCTGAGAAGGCTGTGAAATCCCTGTTTGCGAAAGCAAGGGCTAATGCTCCAGCAATCATATTCTTCGATGAAATTGACGGGCTTGCTGCCATTCGTGGGAAGGAAAGTGACGGAGTTTCAGTTTCGGATAGGGTTATGAGTCAGCTGCTTGTTGAATTGGATG gtttgcatgaaagAGTTAATGTAACTGTTATTGCTGCTACAAATAGGCCAGACAAGATCGATAGTGCCCTTCTGAGGCCAG GACGCTTTGACCGGCTGCTATATGTGGGACCTCCAGATGAGACTGATCGGGAAGAGATATTTCATATCCATCTGCGCAAGATACCATGCAGTTCTGATGTCACAATATCTGAACTTGCTCGTCTTTCAGAAGGCTGTACCGGTGCTGATATATCGTTAATCTGCCGAGAAGCGGCCGTTGCAGCTATGGAG GAGAGCCTTGATGCCTCAGAAGTAAAAATGCAACATTTAAAAACTGCAATTAAACAAGTGAAGCCAACAGAAATTCATCTTTATCAAGAACTATCCGACAAATTTCAAAGACTTGTTCTTTCTGGCACAAAAGAGAACTAA